Proteins found in one Serinicoccus marinus DSM 15273 genomic segment:
- the trhA gene encoding PAQR family membrane homeostasis protein TrhA, with protein sequence MSTPRDTTEATGTLGSFVGQMTDQVKDRVKPHLRGWLHLVMVPVAVVSGAVLVALAPSAPAGAAALVFAITAVLLFGTSAVYHRGRWSPRVARVLKRWDHANIFLIIAGTYTPFAVLLLPTPQTRLLLWVVWSGALAGVLFRVFWVGAPRWLYTGVYIALGWVAIFFLVPMWRSGGPVVVGLIGLGGLFYTLGAVVYGLRRPDPSPRWFGFHEVFHAFTVAAFAAHWLAAYLSLSLDSVPAA encoded by the coding sequence ATGTCGACCCCCCGTGACACGACCGAGGCGACCGGCACCCTGGGCTCCTTCGTCGGCCAAATGACGGACCAGGTGAAGGATCGCGTCAAGCCCCACCTCCGTGGCTGGCTGCACCTCGTGATGGTCCCGGTGGCCGTGGTCTCCGGAGCTGTGCTCGTCGCGCTCGCCCCCAGCGCCCCGGCGGGCGCCGCCGCACTCGTCTTCGCGATCACCGCCGTCCTGCTCTTCGGCACCTCGGCGGTCTACCACCGCGGTCGATGGAGTCCTCGGGTCGCGCGCGTGCTCAAGCGCTGGGACCACGCCAACATCTTCCTCATCATCGCCGGCACCTACACCCCCTTCGCGGTGCTGCTCCTCCCGACGCCGCAGACCAGGCTGCTGCTCTGGGTCGTCTGGTCCGGGGCGCTCGCCGGCGTCCTCTTCCGCGTCTTCTGGGTCGGGGCGCCGCGGTGGCTCTACACCGGGGTCTACATCGCCCTGGGCTGGGTGGCGATCTTCTTCCTGGTCCCGATGTGGCGCAGCGGCGGCCCGGTCGTCGTGGGGCTCATCGGGCTCGGGGGCCTGTTCTACACCCTGGGCGCCGTCGTCTACGGCCTGCGTCGCCCGGACCCCTCACCGCGGTGGTTCGGCTTCCACGAGGTCTTCCACGCCTTCACCGTGGCGGCCTTCGCCGCGCACTGGCTGGCGGCCTACCTCAGCCTGTCGCTGGACTCGGTGCCCGCGGCCTGA